A single region of the Capra hircus breed San Clemente chromosome 14, ASM170441v1, whole genome shotgun sequence genome encodes:
- the LOC102191152 gene encoding 25-hydroxycholesterol 7-alpha-hydroxylase: MSAGMGGFWPEPWLPQSLGSPGLALAAGLLLLVLCLSARRTRRRGEPPLIKGWLPYFGQALKLQKDPLGFMTTLQKQYGDIFTLLLGGKYITFILDPFHYTSVAKNQKLSFQIFTNKFLKRVFSIKKMITDSDLIDEIHSTYQFLQGKHLDILMESTMQNLKQVFEPQLLKTTSWNTEYLLPFCNSVIFETTFTTIYGNVLADDKKTFITELKDDFLKFDEKFTRLASGIPIELLGNLKSVRTKLIKDLTIESLAKLQGLSEVVQRRNDILEKYYMPKDTEIGAHHLGLLWASVTNTVPTMFWAMYYLLRHPKAMAVLRDEIDHLLQSTGQKKGPGFSIYLTREQLDSLVYLESTILEVLRLCSFSGIFRFVQEDLTLHLESQDCCLRKGDFVVIFPPILHHDPEIFEAPEEFRFDRFTENGKKKTTFFKRGKKLKYYHLPFGLGVSKCPGRFLAMVEIKQLLVVLLTYFDLEIIDNKPLELNYSRFLFGIPYPDSDVLFRYKIKS; encoded by the exons GAGACGTGGTGAGCCTCCATTGATAAAAGGCTGGCTTCCTTACTTTGGACAAGCCCTGAAATTACAAAAAGATCCTCTGGGTTTCATGACTACTCTTCAAAAGCAGTATGGcgacattttcactcttctccttggAG gaaagTATATAACATTTATCCTGGATCCTTTCCACTACACGTCAGTGGCAAAAAATCAAAAATTAAGCTTTCAAATATTTACtaataaattcttaaagagagtaTTTTCTATCAAAAAGATGATAACAGATTCTGACCTCATCGACGAGATTCATAGTACCTATCAATTTTTACAAGGGAAGCATTTGGACATACTGATGGAAAGCACAATGCAGAATCTGAAACAAGTTTTTGAACCCCAACTTTTAAAAACCACAAGCTGGAACACGGAATATTTGTTGCCATTCTGCAACTCAGTGATATTCGAAACGACATTTACAACCATATATGGAAATGTTCTTGCTGATgataagaaaacatttattactgagttaaaagatgattttttaaaatttgatgaaaaattCACACGTTTAGCATCAGGCATACCCATTGAGCTTCTAGGAAACCTCAAGTCTGTTCGAACTAAACTGATAAAAGACTTGACAATAGAAAGCTTAGCTAAGTTACAAGGACTATCTGAAGTTGTTCAAAGAAGGAATGATATCCTGGAGAAATACTATATGCCCAAGGACACTGAAATAGGAG CACATCATTTAGGCTTGCTCTGGGCCTCTGTGACAAACACTGTTCCAACCATGTTCTGGGCAATGTATTACCTTCTACGGCACCCGAAAGCTATGGCCGTGCTGCGTGACGAAATTGACCATTTGCTGCAGTCAACAGGTCAAAAGAAagggcctggattttccatctaCCTCACCAGAGAACAATTGGACAGCCTGGTCTACCttg AAAGTACCATTCTTGAGGTTTTGCGACTCTGCTCCTTTTCTGGCATCTTTCGTTTCGTTCAAGAGGACTTGACACTTCACTTAGAGAGCCAGGACTGCTGTCTGCGAAAGGGAGACTTTGTCGTCATCTTTCCTCCCATCTTACACCACGACCCTGAAATCTTTGAAGCTCCAGAA GAGTTTAGATTTGATCGTTTTACAGAAAATGGTAAGAAGAAAACCACCttttttaaaagagggaaaaagctgAAGTATTACCACTTGCCATTTGGATTGGGAGTCAGCAAATGTCCAGGCCGATTTTTGGCCATGGTTGAAATAAAGCAATTGTTGGTTGTGCTTTTAACTTACTTTGATTTAGAAATAATTGATAATAAGCCCTTAGAACTAAACTATAGCCGCTTTTTGTTTGGTATTCCTTACCCAGACTCTGATGTTTTAtttagatacaaaataaaatcgTAA